Genomic segment of Panicum virgatum strain AP13 chromosome 9N, P.virgatum_v5, whole genome shotgun sequence:
CAAATTCATTGACTTCTGCAATTGTTAAGAACGGAACCCTAGCAAAAAAACAAGTTCCAAAAATTACAACACGGTCACATCACTACTTAAACTTTCATGTTCGGAGATGTATACCTGTCCTCATCAACCTCGTGAATGGACGACCTCCAGCTCGTCGCTTCCATCGCTGGCATGTCGAGGGGCCCGGGCGTGCTCGCAGGAGGCGTCAAGGGTACGGTCTCCACCGCGTGGGCGCGACCCTCTCCGGCGAGGCCGGCGTCTAGGGCTCCAGTGGGCGTGCTTGCGGGAGGAATCCAGGCCCGagcggggaggggggggggggggctggccACGCGCCGCGTGGACTGCGGTCTGCTGGCAATGTCCGCTCGCAGGTAGGGCTCCAGGCGGACTGCTATCGGGAGACATCACGGGCGGGAGGCGCTGGCGCCAGCGGCCCAGCGCCCTGGAGTTCAAGTGATCGACGCGACGTACAGGCGATCGAGTGCGATGATGGGACGAGGGATCCCGATTTACAGAAGGGCAAtacacactactagaaaacaagccttaggtccaccccaaaagtatcgGTATGAAGATAAACTGGTACCTATggtagcataggtaccggttcatcttcataccggtacttttggggtggatggaatcTTTGAAtgggccttaggcaccggttggtattatcaaccggtacctaaggctctccataggtaccgggtaataatttttatattagtatcgggtggtaccaccaaccggtacctatagacgagccttaggtaccggttggtgttaccaaccggtaccttaggagcctttggtaccggttggtaacacaaaCCGGTACCTTAGACTAATCCATGAGTTACTTTAAAAGGAATATATCTCATTCTCAATCAAAACAActgtgtagctgagatggtaaaggagcaacggggtaccggttcaaaaaaaCGGTACCAAAGGGCTTATACAACCGGTGCCCTTAGACATTTTTCTAATAGTGACAGTACATACGAAAACGTCAAAGGGGTACGTACCTCGCGGgtaaccggtaccaaagggcttATACAACCAGTGCCCTTAgacatttttctagtagtgacagTACATACGAAAACGTCAAAGGGGTACGTACCTCGCGGGTGGGCTCAAGGTGTTGAAAGACATATGAGAATAGCATATCTCTAATATTAAAAATTGTAGTAGCATTTCTCCAACTCTTAAAAATTGCAATGGTACGATTCCAATTAACCTAAGATAAAACCCACACAAGTATACTCACTGCGCCACGGTCTACGGAGGAGGGCGGAGGCGGTACGCATGACCGCAACCTGTCCGTGCCTCGATTCGTACATGCGTGCCCGTGCTCGGAATACATAGGCCAACGGATAACCTCACCACCAGCCGTCGCGTTCGCTGTTGGACTTGGACGGACCCCGACGGACGACGGTGGCatccccgccggccgccccgacGACCAGCAAGCCGCCAGCGCTTCGGTCGCCTCGCCACTGACCGAACGTCGTGGCCGCCCGCAGGGCGTCCGCcgtccgcccccgcccccgcccggcCCGTGCGCGTCCACAATCACACAGCAGCAGTCACCAGGCCAAGCCCAAGCCAAGCCGAAAGGCAGTTTTCACACGCGACGAGACGCCCCTGCCGGCCGGAAAGCAATCTTccgaaatttttttttcttcacctTCCAATATTTGAGATTCGTGGAAACTTTCTCAACTATTAGATCTTTTCAATCCtaatcttcttcctcttccttcctcgcaatgcgccgccgccgccccgcccgccgctctTGCGCACTGCCGCTGCGACGTGCTGCTGCCGCGCATGTTGCTGCTCCGCGTTGCTGCTGCCGTGCATGCTGCTGCTGGTCTGCTGCTGCTCTGCAAcgctgctgctggtgccgcGCATGCTTGCTGCGCCGCGGCGCATGCTGCTGCCTCTGCGCGTGCTGCTGTTGCCGCGCTGCCCGGCTACTGCTGCTGCCAcgctgccaccgccgctgcgACTGGTGTGCTGCTGGTGCGCCGCACACCTCCGCCCCCACTCCCCGGCCGCGCTTTTGAAGATGAACTGAAAAAAATATTGATCCAAAATTTGGTTTGTTGAATCTATATTTTTGAGATGTTGAAATAGTCTGTAAAAAATATTGAATCTACTATTTTCAAATGTTAAACTATTTTTTTAACACGTTGAAGCTAATTTAAGTCCTCTTCCACAAGTTATATAGGAGGCTcgccccgccccggccggcgaAGCGCTGCTGCGACCGCGACAGGCGCGCACAGCCGAGAGCGAGAGGGCACACGGTTCAAAAAGCCGCCCCAAAAGACCCGGTTCCCCAATCCCCACCACACCAGGCCACTGCCCGTCTGCCCGCCGGTTGCTTTTTGCGAGCAGCAGCCAGTCGcgcgggaggcggaggagggggagagTCGGAGAGGGGGGGCCACGACTCACgaggcccgcgccgcgcgctcgtcctcgccgccgtccacgcgCGGCGTCGTAGCCGGCGGCTACGGTAGCCGAGAGCccgagaccccccccccccccccccccccatccaCACCGACACCGCGCCATCCACGTTGCACGCAGGCAGCGGCTTCCTTTTAAATTCCTCGGCAGATGGCTGCGGGGCTTCCGCATCCCCACCGCGTCCTCCTGGTACTCGCCCTCCTGCCTTCCCTTCTCCGTCCCCGCGCGGTCGAGATGGCGCcgactcccgccgccgccgggtccgGCGACGAGGGTGCCAGCGCGCTGCTCGGGCTCCTGCTGCGGGTGCAGTCGGAGGCGCTGCGCGCGCTGGGGCCCGACGGCTTCGACCCCAAGCTCTACGTCGACCTGCCGCTGGCGGCCGacgagcgcgccgcggcggccgcgctgcCGGGCCAgggccgggcgccgccgtcgcgggcggAGCTGGAGTCCTACCTCGCGCGCTACTTCGGGGCGGCCGGGTCCGACCTCGTGGCGGCGGACACGCCGGACTTCGAGCCCGAGCCGCGCGGGTTCCTGCCCCGCGTCGAGAGCCCCGAGGCGCGGGAGTGGGCGCTGGAGGTGCACGCGCTCTGGAAGGACCTGGCGCGGCGGGTGGCGCCCGGCGTCGAGAAGCGGCCGGACCGGCACactctgctgccgctgcccgGCGGGGTCGTCGTGCCGGGCTCCAGGTTCCGGGAGGTCTACTACTGGGACTCCTACTGGGTCGTCAGGTCCCTCTCCTTCTCCTACCTCCGATCGCCCGCTTTGCTGTTTGCTCCATCGGTGCtacacttttttttaaaaagcttATTGGTGTTACACTTTCGTTGTCGCATGCTGCCATCAAACCAGTGGCGAATCTAGATGTCAATGTTAGGGTGGTCCAATGCAAATAAAAATTTTTTTAACTAGTTGTGAGGCTGAAAATATAGTTAAtttcttttagaaaaaaaagagaaaatacaATAAATAAGCTTGTTGGGCTGGATCTTTGGGTGGGCCGCGGCCCACCGGGTCCACCCTCTAGATACGCCACTGCATCAAACGATACTAATTTGCTCTCGAACTAAAATACTAAATTTAGTACATACAGCTCTAGATCACGTACAATATTATCGATTCGAGAGGTCTTTCTTCGGGACGCGAAACTTTAATTGACGAGTCAAGGCCTGGAGTCAGATTGTACAGTGCctttgcttgttcttgtttgGTGCCTGTGCTCCGGTCGAACATGTAAGGGAATCTCTCCATCTTCAGTTGTCTGTTACTGTCTTACTGACTTCCGCCCTGTTCGGTTCGCCATAAGTGGCTGGACTTAagctgctgctggagctgccCAGCCCCAGCCAAGCATCCAGCCAGCGAGGAGAAAGCCAGAGAGGGACGCTGAAAGAGGCTGCCGGCGACTTATCCACCAAAGCTGCCGGACGGCTGGTCCATCAGCCGGCTCCAGCAGCAGCTTAAGTCCAGCTTGGGCATGTCTGTTGTGTTCGGCGTACGCTTCGTCATCGCCACGTGATTATCTGAATACCAGGGGCGGCTGAATTTTCTATGGGTGGTCGTGCTTTGCTGGCCGGCGAGCTTGGTGGTCATGTCATTATTGCAATTAGTATCCGAGACGAGATTTTTTTTGACATGGTCCAGGCTCATCTGTCCTTGCCTCAGGGAcgccgccgcaggcccgcaGCCTAATGCTCTAGATCCTGATTTCTGAAACGTCCTtacttttttttaattatataatGTACAGCTAAGTGTTTGATCCCAGTGTACCTTGGAAACGAACAAACCCTTGAATATTGATCTACACTAGAGTTGTTGTCACTCTTCTCGTTTTTGTCTCTTATAGTGGTATGGCTCATTGCAGGGGATTACTGGTGAGCAAAATGTACGACGCAGCAAAGCATGTTGTGCTTAACCTTGTATACCTGGTGGAAAAATATGGTTTTGTTCTGAACGGTGCAAGATCCTACTACACTAACCGAAGGTGATAATTCTGCCTGCACCAGAGTGATCTTTAGTTTGCACCATCTACAGTGCAAAATATTGTAAGAAAGATAGCATAAGTGCATAACTAGCTTCATTTTAAGATTTGAAGGTGTATAAATTAATGAAATCTGCTACTTGGAGTCCTACACTTCTAATTGCTGCCAATGACGTGCATAGATATAACTTGTAAGGGGAATATATTGCATTTGTTCCTAATCTGATAGGTGCTTTTTTTTGCAGCCAACCACCACTTTTAAGCTCGATGGTTTTGGAAGTATACAGGGCAACTGGTGATGTGGAGTTTGTCAAGGGAGCATTCCGGTCTCTGCTGAAAGAGCATAGCTTCTGGATGTCAGGTAGCCGATGGAGACATCAAGCGTTTTGATTTTATATTTTGGCATGATTAGAAGTAATGCAACGTTGTATCGTTTCTTTATGCAGAGATTCATAATGTAGCTATTAGGGACAATCATGGCCAGGTCCATAACTTGTCTCGATACCAGGCGAGGTGGAACAAACCTAGGCCGGAAAGTGCGACAATTGTAAAGTCTAACTTTGATTATGTTATCTTGCCTATGGCAGTGTATGGAACTTTTGCCATTTAAGGAAGCAACTAACTATAATTTATTCTTCTTTCAAGGATGAGGAACTTGCTTCGAAGATCAATTCTATAGCTGATAAGGAAAAACTTTACCACCAAATTGCTTCAACAGCAGAGTCAGGATGGGATTTTAGCTCTCGATGGATGAGGTTGGATGTTTGATAACTTACCCATCCTTGAAAAAACTACGAGCACATGTATTTGATGTTTCGTATACTTCTAACTAACGACGTGCCAGCTCCAATGACACTACATTCATTTTTGTAATGTGGCACTATAAATTGTTGCTAATTGTTTAACTTTCGTGTAGAAATTCTACTGACATGACAACGTTGGCAACAACTTACATTATACCCGTGGACCTGAACACATTCATATTTAAGGTAAGATATTGAGTTTTTCATGATATTTGAATTCCCATGATCTATGGGTTTACATGACTTGGATGCATCATATTCAACATATCTAGGAAGCTTTTTAGGGGGGTTAAATGATGTGGTCACAAAGTATTATTCAATTAATATCAGAGTTAGTAATGCTTgcaagttgcgagagctagttgatgtagcaattatgagacgtgtaaatattctatgcgttcaggagactaaatggaagggccagaaggcgaaggaggttgaggatactggcttcaagctttggtacacgggagcaactccgggtaggaatgatgtaggcatcttgattgataggagccttaaggatggagtcgtagaggttagaaggcaaggcgaccggattatcctaatccggttggtagttggagattcggttttgaatgtgatcagtgcctatgcccttcaggtaggccttagtgagagcaccaagatgcagttctgggaagatctagatagcatggttaatACCGTGCCTATCAGCGAGAAACTATTcataggagatctcaacggccatgtgggtgcgactaatgtagggttcgagcgagtgcacgggggttttgggtacggtagcaggagtcaagagggggaggatgtgttgaacttcgcattagcctacgacttgttgatagcgaataccgtgtttaagaagagggaatcccatcttgtgacgtttcgtagtggacaacactcgagccagatcgactttatccttgctaggagggaggatagacgtgattgcttagattgtaaggtgatacctggagagtgtgttgtccctcaacacaagcttgtggtggcggactttcgtcttcgggtacgtgtccaccgggacaaacgtgccaagattgcgagaacaaagtggtggaagcttagaggggaagcggcacaagcgtttaaggaaaggatgttaggtgaggggccttgggaagaaagagaagacgcagatgacatgtggctaaagatgacaACATGTGTTCgcaaggtggcctcagaggtgtttggcgtgagtaggggagccaaacaggaggggaaagacacctggtggtggaatgacgaggtgcaaagggctattaaggagaaggagtgtttcaagcgcctccaccttgataagaatgcagccaacatcgagggctataaattagcgaagagggttgcaaagcgagctgtgaatgtagcaaagggtaaggcgtatgatgacctgtatcagcggctaggcacgaaagaaggggagaatgacatttataggatggctaggatccgcgagcgaaagacaagggacatcaaccaaatcaaatgcattaaggatgggacagatcgactgctagtgaaggatgaggagatcatggatagatggagagtacttcgacaagttgtttaatgggaaGAGTGAGGGCCCCActcttgagttagatgactcttttgacgataccaacagacgttttgtgaggagaattcaggaggtagagatcggggaggctttgaagaggatgaagggaggtaaatcgatgggccctgatggtatccccattgaggtgtggagatgcctaggagatagagcaatagtatggttaactaagctttttaatctcatttttcggtcaaacaagatgccggaagaatggaggagaagtatattagtacctatcttcaaaaacaagggtgatgttcaaagttatactaactaccgtgggattaagctgagccatacgatgaagctttgggagagggttatcgagcatcgcctaagaagagtgacaagtgtgacccaaaaccaatttgggttcatgcctggaaggtcatggaggcgattttattaatacgacaattgatggagagatatagggaacagaagaaggacttgcacatggtcttcattgaccttgagaaggcatatgacaaagtaccgataaatgtcatgtggtgggccttggagaagcacaaagtcccaactaagtacattaccctcattaaggatatgtataaggatgcgacgacgtttgtctggacatgtgatggcaacaccactgactttcctattaacatagacctacaccaggggtcagcattgagcccttatttatttgctttagtgatgaatgaggtcacaagggatatacaaggtgaaatctcttggtgtatgctctttgctgatgatgcggtgctagttgacgagagtagggcaggggttaataggaagttagagctgtggagacgcacgttagagtcgaaagggttcagacttagtaggaccaagaccgagtacatgatgtgtgatttcagcgcgactaggcatgaggggggagacgttagtctagatggacaagtggtggtccagaaggatacttttcggtatttaggatcggtgctacaaaagaatGGCgatattgatgaagatgttagacatagaatttcagctggctggttgaaatggcggcaagcttctggcatcctttatgacaagagggtgccataAAAGCTAAAAGaaaaattctataggacagcaattcgtccggcgatgctatacggtgctgaatgttggcctacaaaaaggcgacatgtctagcagctgagtgtagcagagatgcggatgttgcggtggttttgcgggcacacaaggagggatagagtccggaacgaagttattcgggatagggtcggagtggcaccaattgaggagaaacttacccagcatcggctgagatggtttggacatgtccaacgaaggcctcctgaggcgccggtgcgtaatggggttcttgagcgggtcgataatgtaaagaggggtagaggtagacctaaactgacgtgggatgagtcggttaagagagactttaaggattggaatatctttaaagagatagctttggataggagcgcttggagactagctatcaatgtgcctgaactttgaacttatttctttcgggtttcatctctagcctaccccaacttgcttgggaaaaaaggctatgttatTGTTGTTGTAGTAATGCTTGCAAGTTGTAAATGTGATGAAGCCTTACTACCTTCATGCACGATACAGATGGAGCAGGACATAGCTGCCTTTGCTAAAATCATTGGAGAGAAAGCAACCTCTGAAAAGTTTTTAGAGGCTTCAAAAGCACGCCATATTGCAATTGACTCTATTCTGTGGAACTCTGAGATGGAGCAATGGCTTGACTACTGGCTTCCTACTGATGGAGATTCCCAGCAGGTGCTCTTAACAATAGCATGTTGATCTCTAGTGGTCTTATCCAGTTTTCATTTGGGACATAACACTTTTTGGTGGTGTTAACTGATGTGCATTATTATTCCAGGGAGTCTACCAATGGAAGTCTGACTCACAGAACCGCAAAATATTTGCTTCCAATTTCTTTCCGTTGTGGTTAAATGCTTATCATTCAGGTATGTCCTTGactgtttttttctttctaatgTCCGAGTGTGCAACGGTTTGTTCTGAAGCTCTTTTTTGCAGTCTCTTCAGGAGTGTTCTGTGCACTTAAACTGTTTTAACAGAGAACTAAAAAGTAACAGTAATGGCAAAATTTTCGTTTGCCACCATGTTTTTGCCAATGCTTGATGATATTGCACATTGGCATGCTGCTTTCACGTTTTCATAAGGGATAAAGGTTCATCTCGGTTAGACCTACTAAGAAAATATAAGCAAGCTCTTATATATACGAGCGCAAAAGGCATTATGTCAAGGGAATACCATGCTACAAGCATGCAACATTCTACAGTTACAAAACTGAAATTCTTTTAACTATTCCCATTACTGGAAGAATAGCAATCACATCTGAAATTCTAGCATTCTAAGCCTTTCCCATTGCTCCTTACTTTGGCTGCCTGAAACTAATCCAGGATCAGCGAAATTTGCCGACACTGCAAAATCCGAGAGAGTCATGGCAAGCCTCCAGAAATCTGGATTACTCTGTACCGCAGGAATAGCAACTTCTCTAACAAACACAAGCCAACAATGGTTAGTTACCTCTGGAAACTATGTTTGATAAAAATTCGGTTTGTTTAACAATTGAGCAAATGATTGTACAGGGATTTCCCGAATGGGTGGGCTCCGGTGCAGCATCTCATAGCTGAGGGGCTGTTGCATTCTGGATCAGAGGAGGCAGTAAAATTAGCTGAGGACATTGCTACAAGGTGGGTGAGAACAAACTACGCCGCCTACAAAGCAACCGGCGCGATGCATGAGAAGTACGATGTGGAGGCCTGTGGAAAATCTGGAGGCGGTGGTGAATACAAGCCCCAGGTACGGTAAAAATGCCCTTCCAATTGTTGATGATGAGCAGTTGAGCATGTTAGATTACTGGCAGCCTCATATAGTTTTACACCTTGCTATATCTTCTAGTAGTAATTACCAAGGCTGTGAATCTCGGTTACTCTGTTGACCAATAAAACCAGAGATCTAGCATCCAACTTGTCTTCTCTTTTGACTTGAGCTCATGGGCATCTTTCTCGCAGACTGGTTTTGgctggtccaatggtgtggtaTTATCATTCTTGGAAGAATTCGGGTGGCCGAAGCACAAGGAAATAGGTTGCTCACGACAGGGTGAAGTTGGTCTCGCCGGAGCGCAGTCTGATTAGGCTTACAACTGTACATACACGAATACACGATCGAGTGGGTGTAATGTAACTCGTGGGCGCGCATAGCCGCACACAGCATATATGCAGGTATTTGCATTGCATTGTGCAGTCAGCCGGCaagtgtttgtgtgtgtgtgtgtgtgtgtgttctgttGTTTGCTCGTTGTTGTACCACGAGCCAAGACCCACGAGGTAGCAGAATCTCCATGTATCTGCTGGACAATGTACATTATGTACGGTAGTCCCGAGCCCCCGTGTTAAAGTGAAATATCCTTTTTGCCCTCTTGAATAAATCAGCTTTATGGTAGCCTAATGATGGATTGTATCCCGTAAAGGCCGCGGTCCTTCAGTTGGCAAAGGAAACGTGTATCCCGTAAGGCCGTAATGCCTTATTTGGATAAATACATTCCTCCTCAGTATGTATGGTCGAAAGGATTGAAGTGAAAAATGAACTAACTTTCATTTCAATCTCCTCTAATACGCATGAATTAGTGGGGATTATTTAGTATCCAATTGAAATCTAAGTGGGTTCAAGAcaagtttccaaatttttcacaattagaAAAAACAGCATGCGATATTTTTTGTATGTTCCTATTTACAATTTACCTGTGGTTATTTGGCCGTATCATTTTGCGATGCACAAAATCTCCCAATTCGCCAATTTGATTCAAACTGGCCGGGTGACctattatcaaaaaaaaaaaactggtcgGGTGACCATAGGTTGCAGCAGACCTCTCAGGAGTTTATACATAACATTTAAATAAATCACTCTCCAAGCTAAACCCTTGAGTAAACTTATGTCCAAATTGAAGGATCTCCTTGTACTTGCATGCATGTACAAATCAGTCCAGCTGTGGGACACTTCCCTTGATCATAGCCGTCCGTATCCGATCGGACGGTTCTCCTTCTCGACCCGAACCGTCTACCACACTAAACCGCCTTCGCAGTTGCCTGGGACACTTCCCTGAACCCTGTATCTGTCACTCGCGGTCCTcttgagcgcgccgccgcgagaCGAGACATGGCGGCCGCGCTActgccggaggcggcgccgcggctGCTGTCGCCGGAGACCCTCCGCACGGCGGCCAAGCAGTCCCAGGGTATCCACCTcgtccccctctctctccgccGCGCCATCAAGCGCTACCTCCGCGGTAATCGATCGACGTGCCTTGCCCTCCCTCCTCGCCCACCACCTGCTCGACGGATTGCCTGTTCCCCTCTGCTAACCACTTGCGCGTGCTCTCGTAGACCAAGACAAGGCGCACATGAACCGCAAGGTGCTGCTGCTCTCGGCCTCCTTTGACCGTGCCAAGGGCACTGGCATTGAGCTCGCCGCGGCTGCCACCCGCGGCGCGCTCCTCGATGACCCCAATGCGCCATCAGGTGCCGAGCAGCGGGCAGCGCGCTGGAAGGTGCGGTCCGCGTACGGTGATATCGGCCTGCGGTACCGCGAGGATGAAACGGTTGCCTATGTTGCGTCACGCATGCCTGCCATCTATGCAGCATGCCACCGTGTGCTTCGTGAGGTTAGAGGACTACCAGAACTCGATATTGTTCGTTATTCAGTGAGCTGATTTTATTTGATGGAGCACGTTCATGGACTGATTTGTGTACTTTGCAGGTTCGACGGAGGTTGCCAGAGTTTGCGCCTGCCAAGGTGTTGGATTTTGGTGCCGGGCCAAGCTCAGCGCTTTGGTAAGTTGTAAGCATGTCATGATTTACATCTGTTAGTACTGAGTACCTGATCGATGCAGGGCGATGAGGGCAGTTTGGCCAAAATCAATAGAGCGGGTTAACCTGATCGAGCCTTCCAAGGAAATGCAGAGAGCAGGGCAGAGTCTACTTGACAGTAAGCTTCACTCTTGCTGTTGCTTACATTGTGATTCATATTTGATTGTGCAATTCATTGGCTGATTTTCAGGTGGTTCAAAGTAGTATTATGTGTTGAAACTTGCAAGCTTGTAGCAATGTTAGGCTTAAATGTAAAATCTTGAAATGCAAAATTATAATGGAGCAACTGACCATGTGACAAAGCTATCTGAATTCAGAAATGTAAACCTGAGCCTTGTGTTTTTATCTGATAAGTGCACTAGTGATATTGTCTTACGAGACGGTGATGCTTCAAATGTCAATCATTCGAAAGTGTTGCTTGCTTTGTTCataatattttattttcatttttcagTTCTGGAATGTTAATTATACCGTCTATGTGGCAAATGTTTTGTAGATTTGAAGGGGTTGCCACTCATCCACAGCTATGATAGCATCCAAGAGTTGAACCGCAACATAGAAAAACATGAGCGTGGACACGATCTAGTCATATCGGTAATTTATGTTAATTGCTTTGCTCCTGTAGCGTTTCATGAATCATAATAATGGTCAAGTGAGAAATATACTTTTTCTAGAATTACTTCAGATAACAGGCCATTTTTATTCGATTCATATTTCATTGGAGACCCTAACGTCAGAACTCTGAACCTTTATTGAATACTGTCTTCCTTCAACCTGTAGTCATATGCACTTGGGGAGATTCCTTCTTTGAGTGACCGAATAACAATAGTTCGCCAGCTTTGGGACCTGACAAGTGATGTTTTGGTACAATCGAACCCCCACTCCACCCCTTCCCAGTGTCCTTGTCTCTC
This window contains:
- the LOC120690990 gene encoding probable trehalase, translating into MAAGLPHPHRVLLVLALLPSLLRPRAVEMAPTPAAAGSGDEGASALLGLLLRVQSEALRALGPDGFDPKLYVDLPLAADERAAAAALPGQGRAPPSRAELESYLARYFGAAGSDLVAADTPDFEPEPRGFLPRVESPEAREWALEVHALWKDLARRVAPGVEKRPDRHTLLPLPGGVVVPGSRFREVYYWDSYWVVRGLLVSKMYDAAKHVVLNLVYLVEKYGFVLNGARSYYTNRSQPPLLSSMVLEVYRATGDVEFVKGAFRSLLKEHSFWMSEIHNVAIRDNHGQVHNLSRYQARWNKPRPESATIDEELASKINSIADKEKLYHQIASTAESGWDFSSRWMRNSTDMTTLATTYIIPVDLNTFIFKMEQDIAAFAKIIGEKATSEKFLEASKARHIAIDSILWNSEMEQWLDYWLPTDGDSQQGVYQWKSDSQNRKIFASNFFPLWLNAYHSGSAKFADTAKSERVMASLQKSGLLCTAGIATSLTNTSQQWDFPNGWAPVQHLIAEGLLHSGSEEAVKLAEDIATRWVRTNYAAYKATGAMHEKYDVEACGKSGGGGEYKPQTGFGWSNGVVLSFLEEFGWPKHKEIGCSRQGEVGLAGAQSD